The following are encoded together in the Odocoileus virginianus isolate 20LAN1187 ecotype Illinois chromosome 28, Ovbor_1.2, whole genome shotgun sequence genome:
- the DRAP1 gene encoding dr1-associated corepressor, with protein sequence MPSKKKKYNARFPPARIKKIMQTDEEIGKVAAAVPVIISRALELFLESLLKKACQVTQSRNAKTMTTSHLKQCIELEQQFDFLKDLVASVPDMQGDGEDNHMDGDKGPRRGRKPGSSGRKNGGMGSKGKDKKLSGTDSEQEDESEDTDSDGEEETPQVPPQASHPPAHFQSAPTPFMPFTSTLPLPPAPPGPSAPDAEEEEDYDS encoded by the exons ATGCCGAGCAAGAAGAAGAAGTACAACGCGCGGTTCCCGCCG gcgcGAATCAAGAAGATCATGCAGACGGATGAAGAGATTGGGAAGGTGGCGGCGGCCGTGCCTGTCATCATCT CTCGGGCGCTCGAGCTTTTCTTGGAGTCACTGTTGAAGAAAGCTTGCCAAGTGACCCAGTCCCGAAACGCCAAGACCATGACCACATCCCACCT GAAGCAGTGCATTGAGCTGGAGCAGCAGTTTGACTTCTTGAAGGACCTGGTGGCATCTGTACCTGACATGCAGGGGGATGGAGAAGACAACCACATGGATGGGGACAAGGGTCCCCGCAG GGGCCGGAAGCCAGGCAGCAGTGGCCGGAAGAACGGTGGGATGGGAAGCAAAGGCAAGGACAAGAAGCTGTCAGGGACAGACTCCGAGCAGGAG GATGAGTCTGAGGATACAGACAGTGATGGAGAAGAGGAGACACCACAGGTCCCACCCCAGGCCAGCCACCCCCCTGCCCACTTTCAGAG CGCCCCGACACCCTTCATGCCCTTCACCTCGACTCTGCCTCTGCCCCCAGCACCGCCGGGCCCCTCAGCACCTGAcgcagaggaagaagaggattATGACTCCTAG
- the C28H11orf68 gene encoding UPF0696 protein C11orf68 homolog: MAAAAAAVAGAGRGGGGGAEPRQERSRARGWAGAERSEGRRMEPGEELEEEDSPGGREDGFTAEHLAAEAMAADMDPWLVFDARTTPATELDAWLAKYPPSQVTRYGDPGSPNSEPVGWIAAYGQGYIPNSGDVQGLQAAWEALQTSGRPITPGTLRQLAITHQVLSGKWLIHLAPGFKLDHAWAGIARAVVEGRLQVAKVSPRAKEGGRQVICVYTDDFTDRLGVLEADAAIRAAGVKCLLTYKPDVYTYLGIYRANRWHLCPTLYESRFQLGGSARGSRVLDRANNVELT; this comes from the exons atggcggcggcggcggcagccgtggcgggggcggggcgcggcggtggcggcggcgcaGAGCCCCGGCAGGAACGGAGCCGGGCCCGGGGCTGGGCGGGCGCCGAGCGCAGCGAAGGCCGGAG GATGGAACCGGGTGaggagctggaggaagaggaCTCCCCAGGTGGTCGTGAAGATGGCTTCACTGCTGAGCACCTGGCTGCGGAGGCCATGGCAGCCGACATGGACCCCTGGCTGGTGTTTGATGCCCGCACGACGCCTGCCACAGAGCTGGATGCCTGGTTGGCCAAGTACCCGCCATCCCAAGTCACCCGCTACGGGGACCCTGGCTCACCCAACTCTGAGCCTGTGGGCTGGATTGCAGCGTACGGGCAGGGCTACATCCCCAACTCGGGTGATGTGCAGGGCCTGCAGGCCGCCTGGGAAGCTCTGCAGACCAGCGGGCGGCCCATAACGCCTGGTACCCTGCGCCAGCTGGCCATCACCCACCAGGTGCTGTCTGGCAAATGGCTAATACACCTGGCACCTGGCTTCAAGCTGGACCACGCCTGGGCTGGCATTGCTCGGGCCGTGGTCGAGGGCCGGCTGCAGGTGGCCAAGGTGAGCCCACGGGCCAAGGAGGGAGGGCGGCAGGTCATCTGTGTTTATACGGACGACTTCACGGACCGCTTGGGTGTTCTGGAGGCAGATGCAGCCATTCGTGCGGCAGGTGTGAAGTGCCTGCTTACCTACAAGCCTGACGTCTACACCTACCTGGGCATCTACCGGGCCAACCGCTGGCACCTCTGCCCCACTCTCTATGAGAGCCGTTTCCAGCTGGGGGGCAGTGCCCGTGGCTCCCGTGTGCTGGACCGTGCCAACAATGTGGAACTGACCTAA